From Ovis aries strain OAR_USU_Benz2616 breed Rambouillet chromosome 25, ARS-UI_Ramb_v3.0, whole genome shotgun sequence:
GAAGAGCCTAATAATACTCAGAGTTCACATGCTAAAGTAATTAATCCGGAAAAAATTGCACCTACTCAAGGAGTGTTTGATAAAAATGGGATGAAGGGaggtttgaaaaatatttctctacTCACGTCAAAGTTAGCAAAGCCATCCACTATGTTTGTGTCATCGACAGAGGAGTTAAACCAAAAGTCTTTGTCCGGACCATCTAATTTGGGTAAATTCACCAAAGGCACATTGTTAGGAAGGACTTCATATGCTTCAGTCAGTGCTCCAAAATCTCAGTTGAATGGATTTTATGGAAACCGATCAGCTGGTAGCATACAAAGGCCTAGAGCAAACTCCTGTGCCACCAGAGGCAGTTCTGGAGAAAGCTTAGCACAATCTCTAGATAATATCAAATCGCTTGCTTGTGAAAAAATGGTAAGGTCACAGAGTTTTTCACATTCCATTCAGAATTCATTCCTTCCACCTTCATCTATAACCAGATCACATTCCTTCAATAGAGCTGCAGATCTTACAAAGCCTTATCAGAACCAACAGCTACCCATTAGAGTGCCTCTGAGGTCAAGTATGCTAACAAGAAATTCCCGGCAGTCAGAAGTCCTCAATGGGAATGAACATTTAGGATTTGGATTTAATAGGCCTTATGCTGCTGGTGGAAAGAAGTTGGCTTTACCAAATGGCCAGGGTGTAACTTCCACTTTTGGTTATAGGATGGTTCATCCCTCTCTTCTGAAATCTAGCCGACCTCCGTTTTCTGGGACTCTCACAGTTGATGGTAATAAAAATTCACCTGCTGACACCTGTATAGAGGAAGACGCTGCACTTGTGGCTAAAGACAGAGCTGTGGATCAGGACCGAGAACTGATTGAAAATGATAGTTATAGAACAGAAAATGACCAGACCATGAAGCGCGATGCTAAAATTAGATACCTGAGTGATGATGTGGATGATATTTCCTTGTCTTCTTTGTCATCTTCTGATAAGAATGATTTAAGTGAAGACTTTAGTGATGATTTTATAGATATAGAAGACTCCAACAGAACTAGAATAACTCCAGAGGAAATTTCTCTCAAAGAAGAAAAGTGTGAAAATGTACCACCAAAAGATATATTTGATTCccccaaggaaaatgaaaaatcctTCAGTaaaactgatgaatggatagataTAAGTGTCTCTGGTAAATATTAATGTCCTTAATTTTTTTGCTTTCGTCTAGATAATATAGCTGAGTTTATACTTAGGATTATCTTCTGATTAATTTCAAAATGCTAACAGTTTCATGGAGGGGTGGATCTGGACACAGTTGGAATGGGGCAACATTTAATGTTCTTGTGACTTTTGTTCCTTGTCCTATTTTTCGTGCTAAAACAACTTCCATAAAACATCCATTCCCCTGTAGTATCTTACCTTTGTTCTTTGTCATGCACAGGCTTATTCCTGcttgtttcaaaattatttttttttccctgcttcctCCAATCAGTGGCATCCTATTTTAAACCATCTCTTCCCTTAGGAACTAGATCACTGCTGTGTGTTGAGTAAAGCTATACCAAAGGTAAATGGACTAATAGATGTTATGTCCAATCTAGTGGATTTTTTTTATCCTagacaattttcatttttttaaaggaagacttAGATTTTCTTGCTTTGCAAATCTAATGGTTATACTTTTgcaggagctttttttttttttaaatgagagaagAGAGGTAGCACCTGTTTGACATTTCTTCTTATACTTGGTAATCCTGGTGCTGAACACTGGAGGAAATATATCTCTTTGCCCATCTggactgaaaaagaacaaactgagGGTTTGGGTAGAGGCCTGTAGTCCGATCAAGGGAGTAGGCTATCACTGAAGATATGTATAATCTCTTGACTGTCTTGAGGGTCTTCTAGTTAGGAATCACTGCTGGAGCAATTTATTTCCCTATTAAGAAGCAACTGCAAGATTAAAAGATAAACACAGAGTAAGGAGTTTCCTGGGCAgtgcttaaaaataaatacccTAGGAAATATTCAGAGAATATGAGGCTTTATTTACATTTCCAGAAATACTGCAGAAGTTAAAGATGGCTCAATGAAGTACATTGGGAAATATTTCAGTAggttatttttaagcttttacatcgtgatttttttattgtttagatTTAGAATATACTAATTATGAAAACTTTTTTGCCAACTTTTGCTATATCAATTTATTAGAGCTTATATTTTTGAAACAATTGTATTTTGTGAactaataacttttttttcccctctcttttaaaaattcaattgaaGACAGGAGTGAATGTTCAAAACATGCTTCTGGAAATAACTTGATTTCACCAGACACAGATTACAGAGCTGGTTCTTCATTTGAACTCTCTCCATCTGATAGCTCTGATGGAACGTACATGTGGGATGAAGAGGGCTTGGAGCCCATTGGAAATGTCCACCCAGTTGGGAGCTATGAGTCCTCCGAAATGAACAGCATAGTATGTATGGATTTATGTACCATTTGGGAACATTTTGTTTACTTTGCTATTAGAGAGACGGGATGTTTGGATTTTTGTAAGTTTATGAATTAACTCTCCTAGTCTGAGAAATGGGAATTCATATTTCTTAAGGGTCTACAAAATACCTGGTCTTAAATACATAATAAAGCATATATTTGTGTCATATAAAGATTGAGTTAATTGTGGTCTCATATACATTCATAATgtagttgacctttgaacaacatgggtttgaatttTGAGGGTCTActtatctgtgagtctctttcacTAGTAGAAACACCACAGTACTGCACAGTCTGTGGTTGGTTGGGTTTGTGGGTGCGGAACTGGGGATGTGGAGAACAGCATATATGGGGTGCCAGCTGTAAGCTAACCATGGATTTTCAACTGTGCAGAGCGTCATCACCTTTACCCTTGTGTTGTTCACAGGTCAGctctacataaataaatatacatgcatatgttcACATAGgcatattgtatttttcagtttctcaagGTAGGGGAAGGCAGTGTCTAGAGATGTTTTTGTCACATTGAGGAGTGCTGCTGGTAACTAATGGGTAGACACTGGGACACTGTTTAACATCCTGTAACTGACAGGATAACACCCATAACAAGGAATTATCCAGCCCAGGACGTCAGTAGTGCTGCTGTTGAGAAGCACTGGGCTAGGCTGTGTTGTGGTAGCATTCTCAGTGCCAATTTGCAGTGAGCTAACAgaatgaaagtttattttttactctTACAAAGTCTGTTGGAAGTCTGGACAACTCTGTAGGGCAGCTGTCTTCGGTGTTCTAAGCCGCTTTGATCTTGGGGCTTCATCGTGGCCTTCTGAGACCCTTTGTTCCTTTGGTAATGAGGATGTCACACAAGCAGTTTACTGACAGAGGATTTACACATGCAGTTACTGCTTTGGCCTGCAGATGGCATATGGTCCTTTTACTCACAGTTTACTAAACTAAGTTAATCTTATGTATTGAGTGGGCAGGAAGTGTAATTTTCCTGTGTGCCTGGTAGGCAAGGGAACCagacatgtatgtatgtatttatacacgcatattttaagaaaaattgctAGTAATGTGGATTATATGCAATGTGAGTGAAGCATAATTGGTGTGATTAAAACTATTCTCTATGATTACTTAATGTATAAAATACAGTTTTCCAGTAGTTGTAAGGAAAACTGGTAGTCCTTGTGGGTATATTAAATTCCAGGAAGCTTTTAGGTGATGCAGTTTTCTGTCTCCATGTAAACctgtgatttgaaaaaaaaatacaggtcaTTACCAGCAGCTTATTAAATTGCACAGACATGGAGAGGACACATACTTAATTTAGAGGCATCATCTCTTATTTCTTTAGATAAAGGAAGTTCAGAAAAGATTACAGTTTAAGAGCGTACGTGCTGTCTTACTAGATAGAACTTTTTAAGTATGATTGGAGTTGAAATGAGCATTGAGTCCAGCAGATGGCAGCAGTCAGCCACCTGGTACTGGACATTTTTCAGACAGTTCATTACTCTTATTACTTAAATGATGAGATAGCCTCTGGAAGAGTTCAGTACATATCTGAATGGACCATTAGTCTCTACAATTCACGAATTTCCTTCTTGGTTATTTGTCCTGTGTATATGAGATggtaaacaacaaaaatattcattCTCTGCTTTGCAATGGAATGGTGTCTATGTGTCATTCTCTTTGGATCTAAGAGGAAGACAGTTTGAGAAAGGATGGAGAATTAAGTTGAAAAGAGTGTGATAGTGGGTTTACCATTTTTCTCTAGAATTCTaccaactttttgttttttctactttaaatGAACTTTATTAGGTGTATACTTGTTTAGAGTTGTTTCCTTGGTAAATTGGACTTTCAGTCATTGTGTAGTGATCTTCTCTAACCCTCATTATGCCTTTTGTCTTAAGGCccctttttttcaaaattagtatattttaccagttttatttatacatttttgttgCCTTTATCATGTatggttttaaattttcatgtaaataagtttagtattgtttttctttacagtttttactgtgtgtgtgtgtgtgtgtataagataTCGTTTTCTAGTCCTGGGGCCATACAAAGTACTTAGTATGttgatagctgctgctgctgctgctaagtcgcttcagtcatgtccgactctgctacaccatagacggcagcccaccaggctcccccttccctgggattctccaggcaagaacactggagtgggttgccatttccttctccaaatgcatgaaagtgaaaagtgaaagtgaagtcgctcagtcgtgtctgactcttcaagaccccatggaccgcagcctaccaggccctccatccatgggatattccaggcaagagtactggagtggggtgccattgccttctccgagtatgTTGAGAGGCAGTATAGCAAATAATTAAGAACTCATTACTGTCATGTACTAATTGTATACTTTTGGATTctctgatcctttttttttttttgtaatagaatgggaataataacagcACATATCTCTAGGGCTCATATTGGGAAGTACATGCCTGAATGTTTTAGCAGCCATGTGATAGTGGTTGTTGAGTATTTTGAGTATCATCTCAGACTACCCTGTAGGATTGCTGTGAACCTTAAATAAGGTcatacataaaaaaataattactgcCAGGGAAATAGtaagagctcagtaaatgttagctatttattattttttttttacatttaagacTGCCATCTGAAGTTGGTATGAGGCATAATAATTTACCTTCATCAATATTCTTTCATAATATACTTGGGGTgctgtgcagaaaaaaaaagaattaacataGCAGCTGAGATTGCCTATCCTTAGAAAGGCTGACCCTTTGCTGGTAAAccattcccttcagttcagttcagtcgctcagtcatgtctgactctttgcgaccccacgaatcacagcacgccaggccttcctgtccatcaccaattcccggacttcactcagactcatgtccattgagtcagtgataccatccagccatctcatcctttgtcatccccttctcctcctgcccccaattcctccccagcatcagagtcttttccaatgagtcaactcttcacatcaggtggccaaagtactggagtttcagctttagcatcattccttccaaagaaatcccagggctgatctccttcagaatggactggttggaactccttgcagtccaagggactctcaagagtcttctccaacaccacagttcaaaagcatcaattcttcagtgctcagccttcacagtccaactctcacatccatacatgaccacaggaaaaaccatagccttgactagacgaaccttagtcggcaaagtaatgtctctgcttcttaatgtgctatctaggtcggtcataacttcccttccaaggaattagagtcttttaatttcgtggctgcaatcaccatctgcagtgattttggagccccccaaaataaagtctgacactgtttccgctgtttccccgtctatttcccatgaagtgatgggaccggatgccatgatcttcattttctgaatgttgatctttaagccaactttttcactctccacttttacgtTCATCAACAGTTCCCTTACGATGACACAAAACTTCCCCTCAGTGGTAAGAGTGGTTCACTGGGCCTTAGCTGCACTCTGTGGTTTATGCTGTGTACCTGCTTTCCTTCTGGAGTTCTAAAGTTTTCATATATCCCAGGCAGAGGGTGCCCATGTCACCAGCCCTCAAAAACAACTGAATTTCTTAGGGACATGTGTAATAGACAACACTTTCCATGTGTTGTTGCAGCTTGTTGGAGGAATTGAGCATGTACACTGATTCTGCTGGGAGAGGACTCAAAGAAGCTAGTGCTTCGTTTCTTCAGTTCTGCCCCgtctgacttttctttttctcgtTTTGTTTCATGTCCTTGTGCTGGAACGCATCTTGGCTGTGAGTATATATGACTGCTGAGCCCTGTGAGCCCTTCTTGTGAACCGTCTAatgttggggatggtcttgggCGCTGACGTAGGCACTGATTCAAAGTCACCTTTGTTCACTGCAGTGTCCTTTTTATTTATCATCTTTCCATCTTTCTATGAGAATCCTTTGAAGTAGGACCTATGGACCAGTTAGTAACTCTTTCTTCAGATTTGGTTGAATTTAGGTGGGTTGAGTAAATTGATATTGATAGGTTGGGAACTAGCTTACTCTCAGTCTGGTATTTTTGATTTTCAGCCTTATATCTACTCAGGATAACCGAGCATTTTAAAACTCAGTAAACTTTTAGTTGATATTtaacttttttgaaaaagaaatacagcatttttttttttttttgcttgtaaaTATTGTCAGAATCATACTGTATGTGCACAGCTTTAAGCGGAAGCATTTTCCGCCGTTGTGAGCACAGCGAACCGCACTCAGAATCATCTTTGCTGTGGTGCCGTGACCAATAAAAGAGCTCCCGTTGCAGGGGAATTGAGTTCGAATGTCACAATGACTGATTTCCTGACCCTTAAATATTTAGGGATTGATAATTTTAAATCATCACATGGTCTGCTTTTATTTTTGGAAGGATTTTTATGGAAGACTGAAGACGTGGTTGAACCAGATGttcctggctttctttttttgttctatCAGCCTTGACTTATCTTCATATAGTAGGCAGCTTTAACGTCCTTATCATTTAAATAGAaccttcttcattttaaaatgtagattcaaACTCTTAGCTTGGAAGCTTTTGACAACCAGTAAGTAGTTATGACTCATGATGCCAGCACCTTTTATTGCACGTTTCTTTACCTGTGCATTTGTAAGGGAACAGCTGGCTAGGTTTGGGTTGCTACCTTGGTGACTGATGTTGCTAGACTTTATTGAAACTTAAATGTATGCTAAACGTCGTAATATTCCTTGCAGTAATTTATGTGGGAATAGGACTCCCCTAGGTTTTTTGCATTGAATTTTGAAATTACCTGTGGTCTAGAAATGTAGCAGAGGAATACCAGAATATCATTTTGGTTTGTATTTGTCATATTTAGTTTTACTGTGCTTGGTTTAATTTCTGTCTACTGTTTCTTTGGGGTGTATTAACAGGAGTCAGCAGGCTACAGCCTTGAGGCTGTCCACTCatttttgtaaatcagttcagttcagttctcagttgtgtctgactctttgtgaccccatggactgcagcatgccaggcttccttgtccatcaccagcttccatcaagtcggtgatgtcatccaaccatctcgtcctctgttgtccccttcttctcctgccttcaatctttcccagcatcaaggtcttttctgatgagtcagttctttgcatcaggtggccagaatattggagttttcagcttcagcatcagtccttccaatgaatatttttgtaaataagtttatgtatatttatatatgtagatAAATTTTTGTAATAAATTTACATGTAGtctggctgcttttgtgctactcTGGCAGTGCTGAGTAGTTACAACAGACTGTATTGCAcacaaacctaaaatatttactctctgagcTCTAAGAGATAGTTTGCTGACCCTTATATTAGAACactgcaaataaattttaaagattcaGGGATTAACTTTTTAAACCAAATAAAATTCTATGGAAACTTCTTAGGCATTCAGTTTTCCCTGTGTTGTCCTTGCTAAGCCATCATCCTCTGGCTCCCAGTGGGAGGCAACCATtgatatatttaacatatttgagTGACCGTCATGGGCAGAGCACTGAGGATACAGTGATCAAGACAGCTGCAGGTTCTGTTTTGGTGCTTACATTCTGTTGAGGCACCAACAGAGGCATGTAGTTGAAGTATTTAGCTAACTCATTAATTTTCTTCAATTGATACAATGAGGAAAGTGCTGCAAAGGAAAATTACCAAGTGAAAGTATATTGCTGGAACACCTAGTCTGGTGTGGGTGTTAAATAAGGCTTTTTTAGAAAATGATGGTTAGGCTTAGTTGGCCCAGGGAATATAGTAAGTTGGTTAAAAGGATATATGTGATTGGAAGAACGTTGGTTTTAAGCTGGAAAGGGGCATAActtgatttacattttcaaaatactttgtaTAAAGATTGAACTAGAAGAGAGGCAAACAGCATGCTGGAAGCTGCCATTCATGTGAGGAGTGGTAGTAGCTTGGACTAAAGTGGTGGCAGAGGGCAGCTTAGAGGAATCTGCAGTTTTGAAAGTGGGTTTAGAGGGTACGAGCGATTAACTTCCATTACTCATTGACTGTAAGGGAGAAAAGTGTGACCTCCTCACTTTTAAAAGTTATGATTAGTACTGCTGTTCTCATTCATTCTGCCAAAATCACCCTAAATTGCCAGTTTGACTCATTTTCCTGATGGTTTTCCCATTCCTTATAATGTCAAACCTAAACTACTTGACTGGCTCTCCATCGCCTGTTCTACTTTACACAGGTCTATCTAGTTGCTTTTAATCTCCAGATCCTACTGCATGCCTTGAATATAGTGATGGCATCTCTCTCTCATCACTCTTCTAGATTTCTGGCACTCAATAAGGACTCAATATGcttgtggaaacagtgtcatgaTGATGTGccatttaattcaaaataaatagaaacacttaaaactaaatataatgTTTAATATTATTCAGTGGTTTTCCATGTGCATTGTGACATAACCTATTTACAGAGTGTGCTTCTAAGGTACCACGTGTCATAATAGCAAGTTGCAAATAGCTAAAAATGTGACATTAGCATAAACTGATGGTGGAGGGACAGCTTACAGAAAGTTGAGGCCGACCTAATATAGGTAAATGAACATGTCAAACTGACAGTGATCCTTTCAGTATGCTCTGATACATACTTTCAGTGTGCTCTGATACAGAATGCAGAACTTGGACTCATGGAAGGGATCTATTACAAATAAGGGGAACAGAATGAATTGAGGAAactaaatttttcttaatttccttttttattggcTAGACTAGTGAGTTTGCCATGCCCATTTAATGACTAACATAGGTTCTTGGCCTGTTAATGTAGCTTTTaggtttaaaaacaaagtttaagtttattttatatagttgttGTAACCCTTTAAacataatatttttcttcattctgtattattattatttcttatagATTAAATCTGTTTAATATGAAGTTCAATTCAGTAATTATTTATTGAGCTTCTGGTATGTCTCAGGCATACTGTTCAGTGCTAAAGTTACTGAATATATGTAAGGCTTGTCTTTATTTATGGATTTAAAATCTAGTATGATAAATGATTATAAATATGTAGTCGTAGTATAGTTTTTAAGTGATAATCATGCATCCTGTGTTAGCATCTGTATGATATGCTATGAGGAAGTGACAGCTGAGTTGAGTTTTGAAGAATGGATACAAAGATGACCAGTTGGTCAAAGAAAAGGGAAGGTGAGTGTTTTGGGCATAAAGAATAGCATGTACCTGGAGGGACCACAAAATCATGATGTATGAGAGGAATACCTGCATTGCTAAGACTATGATGTGTGAAGGAGAGAGTGGTTAGAGATGAGgctatgaaattaagaaaatgaaaaggaagaaaaatcttgTATCTCAAATCAGAAAGACAGATGTTTACAAATCAGGTTTTAAAATAAGGcagatataatttaaattttacatcAACATCTGTATTCAGATCTTTATACATACCAGTCTATATATTAACCTTTAGTAGAGTGTTTTTTCtgcacattttttaatttttcacaaaCATGGAATTATTGGACTATCTAAAACTTCTGGGTCAAAGCCCCCATTTCAGagaaaaagtgaatttaaaagTAGTTTGTTAAAAAGAATAAGTAGTTCACTACAAAGTCCTTTTTACCTAGCAGAGaacctggcatatagtagatgCATAATTagtaatatttatgaataaaatacTGAATTCCATGAGTTGGATCAGATAGACGTTATGAACTACTTATAGTTAATGAGGATGCTGAGGCTGAGTAGTTAAATGCGTTTACTAATTAAatgaaatttgggcttccctggtggctcagatggtaaagagtctgcttgcaatgcaggagacccgggttcagtccctgggtccagaagatcccctggagaagggattggctacccactccagtattcttgcctggaaaaccccatggacagaggagcttgttgggttacagtccatggggtcagaaagagttggatataactgagcagctaacacaggAGTTATTGAAGTTGCTTTTCTAACCTAAGTAGTAGTCACTTGAGAGTTGTTCATTTGTACTCCCACAGGACATACCTTTATCAGTTAGAGGATGGTGCTCACGTGGAATCCCTTTGCCTTTAGCCTTTTGGGCTCCGTTCATTTCCACAGTTACTTAGGATAATGTTTTATGCCCCTCACCTCCTGCAGTGAGATggtttcataaaattaaaaaaaaattgtatgcatTAAGATTTACTCTGTGTGCTATAAAGATcactgaattttgacaaatgcttaATGTCTTATTTCATAAAGAATAGCTTCACCATCCTAAAATGTCCCTGTATTTCTTGTGTTTATCCCTCCCTGCAACGAACCCCTTGCAAACACTAATGTATATAGAATAtctctataattttgccttttaaagAATGCCATATAATTAAAATCATACAGCATATagctttttcatattcatttagcGATATGCGTTTAAGACTGATGCATATCTTTTTATGGcttgctactccatttctttttattgatgaataatattacattgtatggaTTACCACAGCTATCaaaggacattttggttgcttcatttttggccattatgaataaagctgctgtaattGACCTGCAGATATTTATGTGGACaggtgttttcatttcatttgggaAAATACCAGAGTGCAATTGCTCAATCATGTGGTAAGACTGTACCAATCTATTTTgcaaagtggctgtaccaaattgcattcccactgacagtgtgTGAGAGATTTAGTTCTCCGTTCTCACCAGCAATTGCTATCGTCAGTGTTTTGGTTTTAGGCATTCTAATAGGTATACAGTAGTATTCTCTTATTGCTTTAAATTTGGAAATTCCCTAACAGCAGAACGTTCACATGtgtttgtcatctgtatatctcttAAGTGTCAGTTTAGTACCTTTTGTCCATTTTAAAGTTGATTTCTTGTtactgaattttaagagttctttgtatgcTCCAGATGTGTCTGTTATTAGATATGGGATTTGCATGCGTCTCTCCCAGCCTGTGccttgtcttttcatcctctttaaagtgtctttcacagagcaaagcTTTAATAAAttccaacttaattttttttctttcacagatCATGCTGTAGGTTGTATTATTAAAAATCATCACCAAACTCAAGGTCATATACTTTTTCTACTTTGTTTACTTCAGTAAGTTTTATAGTCTAATATTTTGCATTTTCGTCTGTGATCCAtattgagttagtttttgtgtaACACCCATATTTGGGTTAATTTTTTTGCGAGAAGTTTTGTCTAAGAGTTTGAGCACTATTTGTT
This genomic window contains:
- the CCSER2 gene encoding serine-rich coiled-coil domain-containing protein 2 isoform X9; this translates as MEEKTQIKTFLGSKLPKYGTKSVRSTLQPMPNGKPVNLLGTSKSSSVKSYIKNNGSDCSSSHSFNWRTANKYEFSAQSPEEPNNTQSSHAKVINPEKIAPTQGVFDKNGMKGGLKNISLLTSKLAKPSTMFVSSTEELNQKSLSGPSNLGKFTKGTLLGRTSYASVSAPKSQLNGFYGNRSAGSIQRPRANSCATRGSSGESLAQSLDNIKSLACEKMVRSQSFSHSIQNSFLPPSSITRSHSFNRAADLTKPYQNQQLPIRVPLRSSMLTRNSRQSEVLNGNEHLGFGFNRPYAAGGKKLALPNGQGVTSTFGYRMVHPSLLKSSRPPFSGTLTVDGNKNSPADTCIEEDAALVAKDRAVDQDRELIENDSYRTENDQTMKRDAKIRYLSDDVDDISLSSLSSSDKNDLSEDFSDDFIDIEDSNRTRITPEEISLKEEKCENVPPKDIFDSPKENEKSFSKTDEWIDISVSDRSECSKHASGNNLISPDTDYRAGSSFELSPSDSSDGTYMWDEEGLEPIGNVHPVGSYESSEMNSIDILNNLESCDLEDDDLMLDVDLPEDTPLENDPKRVEKNFPPLHNHGFVSPL
- the CCSER2 gene encoding serine-rich coiled-coil domain-containing protein 2 isoform X6, whose translation is MEEKTQIKTFLGSKLPKYGTKSVRSTLQPMPNGKPVNLLGTSKSSSVKSYIKNNGSDCSSSHSFNWRTANKYEFSAQSPEEPNNTQSSHAKVINPEKIAPTQGVFDKNGMKGGLKNISLLTSKLAKPSTMFVSSTEELNQKSLSGPSNLGKFTKGTLLGRTSYASVSAPKSQLNGFYGNRSAGSIQRPRANSCATRGSSGESLAQSLDNIKSLACEKMVRSQSFSHSIQNSFLPPSSITRSHSFNRAADLTKPYQNQQLPIRVPLRSSMLTRNSRQSEVLNGNEHLGFGFNRPYAAGGKKLALPNGQGVTSTFGYRMVHPSLLKSSRPPFSGTLTVDGNKNSPADTCIEEDAALVAKDRAVDQDRELIENDSYRTENDQTMKRDAKIRYLSDDVDDISLSSLSSSDKNDLSEDFSDDFIDIEDSNRTRITPEEISLKEEKCENVPPKDIFDSPKENEKSFSKTDEWIDISVSDRSECSKHASGNNLISPDTDYRAGSSFELSPSDSSDGTYMWDEEGLEPIGNVHPVGSYESSEMNSIDILNNLESCDLEDDDLMLDVDLPEDTPLENVECDNMNRFDRSDRNVRQSQEGFWKRPPQRWSGQEHYHLSHPDHYHHHGKSDLSRGSPYRESPLGHFESYGGTPFFQAQKMFVDVPENTVILDEMTLRHMVQDCTAVKTQLLKLKRLLHQNEDLLNEIKQLKEELKKKDEKIQLLEHQLATRCNCHQKSKEEKCTHADKYTQTPWRRIPGGYSAPSFSPWQGSFQGIPRTVPPHRRQIFCLCKILHVIPFKASSTTAFQQPSQTHRPHPGKISKAATYRGPQ
- the CCSER2 gene encoding serine-rich coiled-coil domain-containing protein 2 isoform X5, translating into MEEKTQIKTFLGSKLPKYGTKSVRSTLQPMPNGKPVNLLGTSKSSSVKSYIKNNGSDCSSSHSFNWRTANKYEFSAQSPEEPNNTQSSHAKVINPEKIAPTQGVFDKNGMKGGLKNISLLTSKLAKPSTMFVSSTEELNQKSLSGPSNLGKFTKGTLLGRTSYASVSAPKSQLNGFYGNRSAGSIQRPRANSCATRGSSGESLAQSLDNIKSLACEKMVRSQSFSHSIQNSFLPPSSITRSHSFNRAADLTKPYQNQQLPIRVPLRSSMLTRNSRQSEVLNGNEHLGFGFNRPYAAGGKKLALPNGQGVTSTFGYRMVHPSLLKSSRPPFSGTLTVDGNKNSPADTCIEEDAALVAKDRAVDQDRELIENDSYRTENDQTMKRDAKIRYLSDDVDDISLSSLSSSDKNDLSEDFSDDFIDIEDSNRTRITPEEISLKEEKCENVPPKDIFDSPKENEKSFSKTDEWIDISVSDRSECSKHASGNNLISPDTDYRAGSSFELSPSDSSDGTYMWDEEGLEPIGNVHPVGSYESSEMNSIDILNNLESCDLEDDDLMLDVDLPEDTPLENVECDNMNRFDRSDRNVRQSQEGFWKRPPQRWSGQEHYHLSHPDHYHHHGKSDLSRGSPYRESPLGHFESYGGTPFFQAQKMFVDVPENTVILDEMTLRHMVQDCTAVKTQLLKLKRLLHQHDGSGSLHDVQLSLPSSPEPEDGDQICKNEDLLNEIKQLKEELKKKDEKIQLLEHQLATRCNCHQKSKEEKCTHADKYTQTPWRRIPGGYSAPSFSPWQGSFQGIPRTVPPHRRQTSSTTAFQQPSQTHRPHPGKISKAATYRGPQ
- the CCSER2 gene encoding serine-rich coiled-coil domain-containing protein 2 isoform X7: MEEKTQIKTFLGSKLPKYGTKSVRSTLQPMPNGKPVNLLGTSKSSSVKSYIKNNGSDCSSSHSFNWRTANKYEFSAQSPEEPNNTQSSHAKVINPEKIAPTQGVFDKNGMKGGLKNISLLTSKLAKPSTMFVSSTEELNQKSLSGPSNLGKFTKGTLLGRTSYASVSAPKSQLNGFYGNRSAGSIQRPRANSCATRGSSGESLAQSLDNIKSLACEKMVRSQSFSHSIQNSFLPPSSITRSHSFNRAADLTKPYQNQQLPIRVPLRSSMLTRNSRQSEVLNGNEHLGFGFNRPYAAGGKKLALPNGQGVTSTFGYRMVHPSLLKSSRPPFSGTLTVDGNKNSPADTCIEEDAALVAKDRAVDQDRELIENDSYRTENDQTMKRDAKIRYLSDDVDDISLSSLSSSDKNDLSEDFSDDFIDIEDSNRTRITPEEISLKEEKCENVPPKDIFDSPKENEKSFSKTDEWIDISVSDRSECSKHASGNNLISPDTDYRAGSSFELSPSDSSDGTYMWDEEGLEPIGNVHPVGSYESSEMNSIDILNNLESCDLEDDDLMLDVDLPEDTPLENVECDNMNRFDRSDRNVRQSQEGFWKRPPQRWSGQEHYHLSHPDHYHHHGKSDLSRGSPYRESPLGHFESYGGTPFFQAQKMFVDVPENTVILDEMTLRHMVQDCTAVKTQLLKLKRLLHQNEDLLNEIKQLKEELKKKDEKIQLLEHQLATRCNCHQKSKEEKCTHADKYTQTPWRRIPGGYSAPSFSPWQGSFQGIPRTVPPHRRQTSSTTAFQQPSQTHRPHPGKISKAATYRGPQ